The following are encoded together in the Hippoglossus stenolepis isolate QCI-W04-F060 chromosome 12, HSTE1.2, whole genome shotgun sequence genome:
- the ap3m1 gene encoding AP-3 complex subunit mu-1 — MIHSLFLVNQSGDIFLEKHWKSVISRTVCDYFFEAKEKAVQPENVPPVLQTPHHYLITIYRDKLFFLSVIQTEIPPLFVIEFLHRVADTFQDYFGECSESVIKDNVVTVYELLEEMLDNGFPLATESNVLKEMIRPPTILRSVVNTLTGGSNVGDTLPTGQLSNIPWRRAGVKYTNNEAYFDVIEEIDAILDKSGTTVFAEIQGVIEACVKLTGMPDLTLSFMNPRLLDDMSFHPCVRFKRWEAERVLSFIPPDGNFTLMTYHVSSQNLVALPVYVKQNISFFETGSCGRLDITIGPKQTMGKTVEGLMVTVHMPKSVLSVNLTASQGNYTYDLTSKLLVWDIGKLNPQKLPNLRGSLTMQSGAPRPEENPALDINLKIQQLAISGVKVSRLDMYGEKYKPFKGVKYLTKAGKFQVRT; from the exons ATGATCCACAGTCTGTTCCTGGTGAACCAGTCGGGAGACATCTTCCTGGAGAAACACTGGAAGAGCGTCATCAGCAGGACCGTGTGCGACTACTTCTTCGAGGCCAAGGAGAAGGCGGTGCAGCCGGAGAATGTGCCCCCAGTCCTGCAGACCCCCCACCACTACCTCATCACCATCTACAGAGACAAGCTCTTCTTCCTGTCCGTCATCCAGACCGAGATCCCCCCGCTGTTTGTCATCGAGTTCCTGCACAGGGTGGCAGACACGTTCCAG gaCTATTTTGGAGAATGCTCAGAAAGTGTCATCAAGGACAATGTGGTGACGGTGTACGAGCTGTTGGAGGAGATGCTGGACAACGGCTTCCCATTGGCAACAGAGTCCAACGTCCTCAAAGAGATGATCAGGCCTCCCACCATCCTGCGATCAGTCGTCAATACGCTCACAG GAGGCAGTAATGTTGGAGATACGTTGCCAACAGGACAGTTGTCCAACATCCCGTGGAGGCGGGCTGGTGTTAAATACACCAACAATGAGGCGTATTTTGACGTGATAGAGGAAATAGACGCCATTCTGGACAAATCAG GCACGACAGTATTTGCAGAGATCCAGGGTGTGATTGAAGCCTGCGTGAAACTCACTGGGATGCCTGACCTGACTCTGTCCTTCATG AATCCTCGTCTTCTCGACGACATGAGTTTCCACCCGTGTGTGCGGTTTAAGCGTTGGGAGGCGGAGCGTGTCCTCTCTTTCATCCCGCCAGATGGGAACTTCACACTCATGACCTATCATGTCAGCTCTCAAAA TCTCGTGGCCCTCCCGGTATACGTGAAACAGAACATCAGTTTCTTTGAGACGGGATCTTGCGGCCGCCTTGACATCACGATCGGACCCAAGCAGACCATGGGGAAGACGGTGGAGGGCTTGATGGTCACTGTGCACATGCCAAAATCCGTGCTCAGTGTCAACCTCACAGCCTCACAAGGAAACTACACCTATGACCTCACTTCCAAG TTGTTGGTTTGGGACATTGGGAAACTGAACCCCCAGAAGCTTCCTAACCTGCGTGGCAGTCTGACTATGCAGTCGGGAGCCCCCAGACCTGAGGAGAACCCTGCACTTGACATTAACCTGAAGATACAGCAGCTGGCAATATCAG GTGTCAAGGTGAGTCGTCTCGACATGTATGGAGAGAAGTACAAGCCGTTTAAAGGGGTCAAATATTTGACTAAAGCCGGGAAATTCCAAGTTCGGACCTGA